CGACGTCTGCTACGTCGCCACCCCGGCGTACGGGGACCGGCGACTCGACGGTGCGGACGTGTCGCCGGCCAGCGGCGGCGTTCTCGACGGCGTCGCCGGCGAACTGACAGCTCGCAGTCTCGACGGGGACGCCCCGCCGCTCGGCGCGTACGTCACCCCGACGCACCCGCCCGGTCCGGACCTCGAGGCGGCGCTGCGGTATCTGGACCTCCTGCGAACGGTCTACGACCTCGAGATCGACGACGATCAGCTCCGCGAACGCGCCGCGGAGCTGCAGCGACACTACGCCGAACTCGCGGATCGCATGGCGACGCTGGAGGCCCAAGAGGGCCCCGGGAGCCAGAACTTCCCGGAGGATCGAATGTTCATGTGACGCACTCGAGCCATGACGAACGTTTGGAAGGGGTCTCGGTTCCGACGAGCGTCGCGTTCCGATCCGCGACCGGACGTCTCCTCACTCCGGAATATCGCGGTCGGTGCAGAGATCAAGAAGCGCGCTGACGATGGCGGGCGGATCGCGATAGACGACGATCGAAGACTGTCGGTCGTACTCGACGAGGTTCACCTCGCGTAATTTCGGCAAGTGCGTGTGAAACAGTTCGGTCTCGATTCGATCGACCAGGTTCTCGGAGTCGATCTCGGCCCGATACGCGCGCTCCCACGCCGCAATCTGTCGGGCGATGGCTCCGAGCGATGCACACCGCTCCTCTCGTAGATGATGGAGCACGCACCGCCGCCGGTAGTTTGCGAAGACAGCGAAGAAATCGTCGAGGCACGGCCCTGTTCCGGATCCGTCGACGGGTGGTAGATCGTCAGTCATTGCTAGTCCTTATTACCGGCATAATCGAAAGAGAACAGAGGTCGATAATACTTTTTCGGCCAGCAACGGTGGTTCGAGGTCGTAATCATCTAATTCAGCAATTTCTACTGGCTAATTATATAGTAATGGATTAATAAGATTTCGGCCCCCGTTCTCAAGTCGAACCGAATCGAGAGGTCGCGGTAACGAGCGCGCGGCGGCCCGAGTCACTCGTCGACCGACCGGAACCGGATCGACTCCGAACGAGTGTCGAGGATCGCGACCGTGTGATCCTCGTCTGGCGCCAGCACGTGCGCGCCGGGGTTGAGAACCGTCGTTCGGCCCTCCTCGGACAGTTCGCGCTCATGGTGGTGGCCGTAACAGACGAAATCGAACGTCTCGCCGGCCGCGATCGCTTCGACCTCCTCGAGACTCTCGCCGTGGAGGACGGCAACGGAAAGCCCGTCGAACTCGAGGCTGGCGAACCGGCCGTGGAGTTCGCTCTCGGCGCCCAACGCGTCGAACGCCGACTGGAGGTTGGCGACGTCGCCGTCGTTGTTCCCCAGGACGCCGTGGAGTTCGAACTCCTCGAAGTAGTCGACCATCAGCGGCGCGACGAAGTCGCCGCAGTGAATGACGATCTCGACGCCTTCCTCGGCGAAGATCTCGGTCGCTCGCTCGATGGCTTCGACGTTGTCGTGGGTGTCCGAGATGATTCCGATGTTCATACGGGAGTACGCGCGGGCGAGCCACTAATTCGTTGAGGAGTCGTCGCTCGTAACCGACCCGTCTTCTCCACGGCGTCGATCGTACGGCGATTGTTAGGATTAATATGTTCTGTCTCTGTCATCATCTGGTATGGTGATGGTCCCTGGTTGGTTGGGTCGCAGCGTCCGAATCGCCTGGATCGAAGTAATGTGTGCACGGCGGAAACGCGGCCGCCCGAGAAGCCTTCGTCTCGTTCTCGGCATTGCACTGATCGCGCTCTCGATCGGCTGTGGCATCGGTGCGTACGGTCTCGGGGCAGCAATTTACCGGGACCTGTTCGCGTTCCCGCTCGAGACCATGCGGATGGGTGTGACCATGGGATTTCTCACCGCGATCGTCGTCTTCGCACAGGCAATGTCGCGGCGACTCGAACGCGCTGAAACCGACCTGTTGCTCACGACGGTCACCGTCCGCGAGTTCGTGGTCGGGATCGGCCTCGCCGTTTATAGCCGAGTGGCGCTGCCGTGGTTACTCCCCGTCTGCGGCGGGGCCATTGGATTCGCCGCCGGCGTCCGATCGTCGGCGACTGCCGTGGCTATCGCCGTCGCGGTCGGCGGTGGCGTCACGCTAGCGG
This genomic window from Haloterrigena salifodinae contains:
- a CDS encoding DUF7344 domain-containing protein; this translates as MTDDLPPVDGSGTGPCLDDFFAVFANYRRRCVLHHLREERCASLGAIARQIAAWERAYRAEIDSENLVDRIETELFHTHLPKLREVNLVEYDRQSSIVVYRDPPAIVSALLDLCTDRDIPE
- a CDS encoding metallophosphoesterase — translated: MNIGIISDTHDNVEAIERATEIFAEEGVEIVIHCGDFVAPLMVDYFEEFELHGVLGNNDGDVANLQSAFDALGAESELHGRFASLEFDGLSVAVLHGESLEEVEAIAAGETFDFVCYGHHHERELSEEGRTTVLNPGAHVLAPDEDHTVAILDTRSESIRFRSVDE